The Hordeum vulgare subsp. vulgare unplaced genomic scaffold, MorexV3_pseudomolecules_assembly, whole genome shotgun sequence genomic interval AATCGTCCGCAGGTACATAAACTGCTTGAATCGAAGTTATAGATCCCTTTTTAGTAGAAGCAATTCTTTCTTGCAAAGAACCCATTTCTGTACTAAGAGTAGGTTGATAACCCACTGCGGAGGGCATTCTCCCTAATAAAGCGGATACCTCTGATCCTGCTTGAACAAAACGAAAGATATTATCGATAAATAAAAGCACGTCTTGCTTATTAACATCTCGGAAATATTCTGCCATAGTTAGGGCAGTTAAACCAACTCTCATACGAGCTCCCGGTGGTTCATTCATTTGGCCATAGACTAGAGCTACCTTTGATTCTTCAATATTTTTTTCATTAATTACTCCGGATTCCTTCATTTCCATATAAAGATCATTTCCTTCACGAGTCCGTTCCCCTACTCCACCGAATACGGATACGCCCCCATGAGCTTTAGCAATGTTATTGATTAATTCCATGATCAGTACTGTTTTACCTACTCCAGCCCCCCCAAATAGTCCTATTTTTCCTCCACGTCGATAAGGAGCTAAAAGATCGACGACCTTAATACCTGTTTCAAAGATGGATAATTTCGTATCTAACTCGATAAAGGCAGGCGCAGATCTATGAATAGGGAACGTTGCACTACTATCTACAGGACCCAAATTGTCAACAGGCTCCCCAAGAACGTTGAAAATTCGTCCGAGAGTAGCTCCACCGACCGGAACACTGAGAGGAGCTCCCGTGTCAATCACTTCCATTCCTCTCATCAACCCGTCCGTAGCACTCATAGCTACAGCTCTAACTCGATTATTTCCTAATAATTGTTGTACCTCACAAGTCACATTAATTTGCTTATCGGCAGTGTCTCTACTCTGGACTACTAAAGCGTTATAAATATAAGGTAACTT includes:
- the LOC123420793 gene encoding ATP synthase subunit beta, chloroplastic encodes the protein MRTNPTTSRPGVSTSEEKSTGRIDQIIGPVLDVTFPPGKLPYIYNALVVQSRDTADKQINVTCEVQQLLGNNRVRAVAMSATDGLMRGMEVIDTGAPLSVPVGGATLGRIFNVLGEPVDNLGPVDSSATFPIHRSAPAFIELDTKLSIFETGIKVVDLLAPYRRGGKIGLFGGAGVGKTVLIMELINNIAKAHGGVSVFGGVGERTREGNDLYMEMKESGVINEKNIEESKVALVYGQMNEPPGARMRVGLTALTMAEYFRDVNKQDVLLFIDNIFRFVQAGSEVSALLGRMPSAVGYQPTLSTEMGSLQERIASTKKGSITSIQAVYVPADDLTDPAPATTFAHLDATTVLSRGLASKGIYPAVDPLDSTSTMLQPRIVGNEHYETAQRVKETLQRYKELQDIIAILGLDELSEEDRLTVARARKIERFLSQPFFVAEVFTGSPGKYVALAETIRGFQLILSGELDGLPEQAFYLVGNIDEASTKAITLEEENKSQK